A portion of the Bactrocera neohumeralis isolate Rockhampton chromosome 2, APGP_CSIRO_Bneo_wtdbg2-racon-allhic-juicebox.fasta_v2, whole genome shotgun sequence genome contains these proteins:
- the LOC126764833 gene encoding probable maleylacetoacetate isomerase 2 isoform X2 produces MSLSAIAKPILYSYWRSSCSWRVRIALNLKEIPYDIKPISLIKSGGEQHCNEYREVNPMEQVPALQIDGHTLIESVAIMHYLEETRPQRPLLPQDVHKRAKVREIVEIICSGIQPLQNLIVLIHVGEEKKKEWAQHWITRGFRAVEKALSTSAGKYCVGDEISMADCCLVPQVFNARRFHVDLRPYPIILRIDRELEANPAFRAAHPSNQPDCPPELPNK; encoded by the exons ATGTCCTTGTCGGCCATAGCAAAG CCTATACTCTACTCGTATTGGCGTAGTTCCTGTTCGTGGCGGGTGCGCATCGCCCTCAACTTGAAGGAAATACCCTACGATATCAAACCCATCAGCCTCATCAAGTCGGGCGGTGAACAGCATTGCAATGAGTATCGTGAGGTCAATCCGATGGAGCAGGTGCCAGCGTTGCAAATCG ATGGCCACACGCTGATCGAGTCTGTCGCCATTATGCACTACTTGGAGGAGACACGTCCCCAACGTCCATTGCTGCCACAGGACGTGCACAAACGAGCCAAAGTGCGTGAAATAGTCGAAATCATCTGTTCGGGCATACAACCACTGCAGAATCTGATTGTACTCATTCATGTCGGCGAGGAGAAGAAGAAGGAATGGGCACAGCACTGGATTACGCGCGGCTTCCGCGCTGTCGAAAAGGCGCTCTCCACCTCGGCTGGCAAATACTGTGTGGGCGATGAGATTTCCATGGCCGATTGCTGCTTGGTGCCACAGGTCTTCAATGCAAGAAG ATTCCATGTCGATCTACGTCCATACCCGATCATCTTGCGTATTGATCGTGAATTGGAGGCTAACCCCGCCTTCCGCGCCGCACATCCATCCAACCAACCAGACTGTCCACCGGAGTTGCCAAACAAATAG
- the LOC126764833 gene encoding probable maleylacetoacetate isomerase 2 isoform X1: MSKSLSCSTLQNDDVKRDSALKPILYSYWRSSCSWRVRIALNLKEIPYDIKPISLIKSGGEQHCNEYREVNPMEQVPALQIDGHTLIESVAIMHYLEETRPQRPLLPQDVHKRAKVREIVEIICSGIQPLQNLIVLIHVGEEKKKEWAQHWITRGFRAVEKALSTSAGKYCVGDEISMADCCLVPQVFNARRFHVDLRPYPIILRIDRELEANPAFRAAHPSNQPDCPPELPNK; this comes from the exons ATGTCTAAATCTCTCTCTTGTTCTACTTTACAAAACGACGACGTAAAACGCGACTCGGCATTGAAGCCTATACTCTACTCGTATTGGCGTAGTTCCTGTTCGTGGCGGGTGCGCATCGCCCTCAACTTGAAGGAAATACCCTACGATATCAAACCCATCAGCCTCATCAAGTCGGGCGGTGAACAGCATTGCAATGAGTATCGTGAGGTCAATCCGATGGAGCAGGTGCCAGCGTTGCAAATCG ATGGCCACACGCTGATCGAGTCTGTCGCCATTATGCACTACTTGGAGGAGACACGTCCCCAACGTCCATTGCTGCCACAGGACGTGCACAAACGAGCCAAAGTGCGTGAAATAGTCGAAATCATCTGTTCGGGCATACAACCACTGCAGAATCTGATTGTACTCATTCATGTCGGCGAGGAGAAGAAGAAGGAATGGGCACAGCACTGGATTACGCGCGGCTTCCGCGCTGTCGAAAAGGCGCTCTCCACCTCGGCTGGCAAATACTGTGTGGGCGATGAGATTTCCATGGCCGATTGCTGCTTGGTGCCACAGGTCTTCAATGCAAGAAG ATTCCATGTCGATCTACGTCCATACCCGATCATCTTGCGTATTGATCGTGAATTGGAGGCTAACCCCGCCTTCCGCGCCGCACATCCATCCAACCAACCAGACTGTCCACCGGAGTTGCCAAACAAATAG